One window from the genome of Salmo salar chromosome ssa25, Ssal_v3.1, whole genome shotgun sequence encodes:
- the LOC106586362 gene encoding gamma-crystallin M3-like codes for MTMGRIIFYEDKNFQGRSYETSQDCPDMSSHLSRCNSCRVESGCFMVYERPNFMGHQMLVRRGEYPDNQRLMGMSQSDCIRSSRIIPMHRGSYRMKIYEKENFGGQNMELMDDCDSIQDRYRMSDCQSAQVMDGPWLMFEQPHFRGRMMYMRPGEYRSFRDMGMGVKGMRFMSMRRITDMS; via the exons atgaccatggGCAGG ATCATCTTCTACGAGGACAAGAACTTCCAGGGTCGTTCCTATGAGACCAGCCAGGACTGCCCTGACATGTCCTCCCACCTGAGCAGGTGCAACTCCTGCAGGGTTGAGAGCGGCTGCTTCATGGTCTACGAGCGCCCCAACTTCATGGGACACCAGATGCTGGTCAGAAGAGGAGAGTACCCTGACAACCAGCGCCTAATGGGCATGAGCCAGAGTGACTGCATCAGATCCAGCCGTATCATCCCCATG CACAGAGGCTCCTACAGAATGAAAATCTACGAGAAGGAGAACTTTGGAGGTCAGAACATGGAGCTGATGGACGATTGTGACTCCATCCAGGATCGTTACCGCATGTCCGATTGCCAGTCTGCCCAGGTCATGGATGGCCCCTGGTTGATGTTTGAGCAGCCCCACTTCAGAGGCAGAATGATGTACATGAGGCCCGGAGAGTACAGGAGCTTTAGGGATATGGGCATGGGTGTCAAAGGCATGAGGTTCATGAGCATGAGGCGTATCACTGACATGTCCTAA